A genomic stretch from Rhodothermales bacterium includes:
- a CDS encoding two-component regulator propeller domain-containing protein has product MNSLRHLSWLVAGVVVVAWGASVQVHAQDQPTLDPGRALSQYVLDVWTTDDGLPQNTIVSLAQTQDGYLWLGTQEGLVRFDGLHFTTYTQELPNPFVSALHEDATGVLWVGTYGGGLARYENGRFTSQTIDGVPDGHISAIASAADGSLWVGAFGGGLVRVSGEQTRTFATAEGAPTSGITALATDATGAVWIGTLTEGLVRFADGRFTRSTAADGLSADEVRSLHVAEDGSLWVATENGIDHIVRGQIVATPAAVLADDAPRTILSDTEGTLWVGTQQQGLVRLHDGRAERLTAAEGLPHDAISLLYEDLEGSLWIGTDGGLARLHGGRVVTYSTPEGLAHPVVLSVYEDAQGAVWMGTEGGGLARLDGNRITMLTTADGLPSDVVLAVRGTQDGSLWIGTHGGGLARLKNDRISTFTVADGLPSASVFALYEDRAGTLWFGTSNGLGRYRDGRFTTLTTADGLSNDLITVMTEDARGRLWAGTYEGGLNVLEGDVVVAHISTEDGLPSNLILSLHAGSDGVLWSGTQNGLSRIVDAGEGFAVHTFTATQGLQSSTVLQLLEDTRGWLWMSSNRGLSRVHTSDFEAVAGGERNQVTPTLYGRSDGLRSEEFNGGVQPAGWQGHDGALWFPTTDGVVAIYPEHVPDYPLASARIEGLLANGAAVDLGSADHLAPDRRRLTFRYAAPSFLAPERIRYRYQLEGVDEQWIGAGARREAFYTNLAPGDYTFLVQALNADGTPGPIASLPLRIEPYFYETGWFRALCVLTVLLLLRLIYGARIRFLKTRQRELEVLVETRTDELRRTNEQLAATSEMKTQLMHVVAHDLKNPLNGVHGLAQVLRDELPPDLPLQEFVHLIEKAAEEMLVMVIRFLDVEALDSQGNVLLAIERIDMCYLAHEAVERFQGQAQRKDQVLTFAPPSPADYIIEGDPAWLKEVFDNLVSNAVKYTPLGKRIHVRVAHREEDGRRYVRFEVQDEGPGLTSEDMDKLFERFQQLSAQPTAEESSTGLGLSIVKGIVNRHNGSVWAESEVGVGSTFIVEFEAAGAAPPSAPTADEPSYDDAVASAASEDAALTAEDDAWLYQDALVLGSDFEESEAKPASAPPAEPAPNAALDATFSYIG; this is encoded by the coding sequence GTGAACTCGCTCCGGCACCTGTCCTGGCTCGTCGCCGGGGTCGTCGTCGTAGCGTGGGGGGCCTCCGTACAGGTCCATGCGCAGGACCAACCGACCCTCGATCCCGGGCGGGCCCTCTCGCAGTACGTGCTGGACGTCTGGACGACCGACGACGGGCTCCCGCAGAATACCATCGTTTCTCTGGCCCAGACACAGGACGGCTACCTCTGGCTGGGCACGCAGGAAGGGCTCGTCCGCTTCGACGGGCTGCACTTCACGACCTACACGCAGGAGCTCCCGAACCCCTTCGTCTCCGCGCTCCACGAGGATGCCACCGGGGTCCTCTGGGTCGGGACCTACGGCGGGGGGCTGGCTCGGTACGAAAATGGGCGCTTCACCTCGCAGACCATCGACGGCGTGCCGGACGGCCACATCAGCGCCATCGCGTCGGCCGCCGACGGGAGCCTCTGGGTCGGGGCGTTCGGAGGCGGGCTCGTCCGGGTCTCCGGCGAACAGACCAGGACGTTTGCAACGGCCGAAGGCGCGCCGACGAGCGGCATCACGGCGCTCGCTACGGACGCAACGGGAGCGGTCTGGATCGGCACGTTGACCGAAGGTCTCGTCCGCTTCGCCGACGGGCGCTTCACGCGCTCCACCGCCGCCGATGGCCTGAGCGCCGACGAGGTCCGCTCGCTCCACGTCGCGGAGGACGGGAGCCTCTGGGTTGCGACCGAGAACGGGATCGACCACATCGTGCGCGGCCAGATCGTCGCTACCCCGGCCGCCGTGCTGGCCGACGACGCACCACGCACCATCCTCAGTGACACGGAGGGCACCCTCTGGGTCGGGACACAGCAACAGGGCCTGGTCCGGCTCCACGACGGTCGAGCCGAACGGCTGACGGCAGCGGAGGGCCTCCCCCACGACGCCATCTCTCTCCTCTACGAGGACCTCGAGGGCAGCCTGTGGATCGGCACCGACGGCGGGCTGGCGCGGCTGCACGGCGGCCGGGTAGTCACCTACTCGACGCCGGAAGGCTTGGCTCATCCCGTCGTGCTCTCCGTCTACGAGGACGCTCAGGGCGCTGTCTGGATGGGGACGGAAGGCGGCGGCCTCGCGCGGCTCGATGGCAACCGCATCACGATGCTCACGACGGCCGACGGGCTGCCTAGCGACGTCGTCCTTGCCGTACGAGGGACACAGGATGGGAGCCTCTGGATCGGAACACATGGCGGCGGTCTCGCCCGGCTCAAGAACGACCGGATCTCCACATTCACCGTAGCCGACGGCCTGCCCTCGGCCTCTGTCTTCGCGCTCTACGAAGACCGCGCAGGCACGCTGTGGTTCGGGACCTCGAACGGGCTCGGCCGCTATCGCGACGGCCGTTTTACGACGCTCACGACCGCCGACGGGCTCTCGAACGACCTCATCACCGTGATGACGGAGGACGCACGGGGCCGGCTCTGGGCGGGTACCTATGAGGGCGGTCTCAACGTGTTAGAAGGCGACGTGGTCGTAGCCCACATTTCCACTGAGGACGGTCTCCCGAGCAACCTCATCCTCTCGCTCCACGCCGGATCGGACGGCGTACTCTGGTCCGGCACCCAGAACGGGCTCAGCCGGATCGTAGACGCCGGCGAGGGCTTCGCGGTCCACACCTTCACCGCGACCCAAGGGCTCCAGAGCAGCACCGTACTCCAGTTGCTGGAGGACACTCGCGGCTGGCTCTGGATGAGCTCCAACCGGGGGCTCTCGCGCGTCCACACCAGTGACTTCGAAGCCGTCGCCGGGGGCGAGCGAAACCAGGTGACGCCGACGCTCTACGGCCGCTCCGACGGGCTCCGCAGTGAGGAGTTCAACGGCGGTGTACAGCCCGCCGGCTGGCAAGGGCACGACGGAGCCCTCTGGTTCCCCACCACGGATGGCGTCGTCGCCATCTACCCCGAGCACGTACCGGACTATCCGCTGGCGTCTGCCCGCATCGAGGGGCTGCTCGCCAACGGCGCCGCTGTCGACCTCGGCAGCGCGGACCATCTGGCTCCGGATCGGCGGCGGCTCACCTTCCGGTACGCCGCCCCGAGCTTCTTGGCCCCGGAGCGCATCCGCTATCGGTACCAACTCGAGGGAGTCGACGAGCAGTGGATCGGGGCCGGGGCACGCCGCGAGGCGTTCTATACGAACCTCGCGCCGGGGGACTACACGTTCCTCGTCCAAGCCCTCAACGCCGACGGCACCCCCGGCCCGATCGCCTCACTCCCGCTCCGCATCGAGCCGTACTTCTACGAAACGGGGTGGTTCAGAGCGTTGTGCGTGCTGACCGTGCTCCTCTTGCTGCGCCTGATCTACGGGGCGCGGATCCGCTTCCTCAAGACGCGCCAGCGCGAGTTGGAAGTCCTCGTCGAAACGCGCACCGACGAGCTCCGCCGGACAAACGAGCAACTCGCTGCAACGAGCGAGATGAAGACGCAGCTCATGCACGTCGTCGCCCACGACCTCAAGAACCCGCTCAATGGCGTCCACGGACTCGCCCAGGTGTTGCGGGACGAGCTCCCGCCGGACCTCCCACTGCAAGAGTTCGTCCACCTCATCGAGAAGGCCGCTGAGGAGATGCTAGTGATGGTCATCCGCTTCCTCGACGTGGAAGCTCTCGACAGCCAGGGGAACGTCCTGCTCGCTATCGAACGCATCGACATGTGCTACCTCGCACATGAAGCCGTAGAGCGGTTCCAGGGACAAGCCCAGCGTAAAGATCAGGTGCTCACCTTCGCGCCTCCGTCCCCAGCCGATTATATCATCGAAGGCGACCCGGCGTGGCTCAAGGAGGTGTTCGACAACCTCGTAAGCAACGCCGTGAAGTACACGCCGCTCGGGAAACGCATTCACGTTCGCGTCGCCCACCGGGAGGAAGACGGCCGCCGCTACGTCCGTTTCGAGGTGCAGGACGAGGGACCGGGCCTCACCAGCGAAGACATGGACAAGCTGTTCGAGCGGTTCCAGCAGCTCTCCGCCCAGCCTACCGCCGAGGAATCCTCGACGGGGCTCGGACTCTCCATCGTAAAGGGGATCGTCAATCGACACAACGGCAGCGTTTGGGCGGAGAGCGAGGTCGGCGTTGGCAGCACGTTCATCGTGGAATTCGAAGCCGCCGGCGCGGCTCCCCCCTCAGCCCCTACCGCAGACGAGCCCTCATACGATGACGCCGTAGCCTCCGCCGCGTCCGAGGACGCGGCGCTCACGGCCGAGGACGACGCCTGGCTCTATCAGGACGCCCTCGTCCTCGGCTCGGACTTCGAGGAAAGCGAGGCGAAGCCTGCCTCTGCCCCGCCCGCCGAGCCGGCTCCTAATGCCGCGCTCGACGCCACCTTCAGCTACATCGGCTAA
- the bshA gene encoding N-acetyl-alpha-D-glucosaminyl L-malate synthase BshA: MRIGITCYPTYGGSGVVATELGKALARRGHEIHFIAYAPPQRLAHFTERIYFHEVRVNTYPLFEYPPYSLALTSKMIDVVKYEKLDLLHVHYAIPHATSAVLARQILACEGIHIPVATTLHGTDITIVGQDPSFVPVVTHAINASDGVTAVSDYLRRETHAAFDVERPIEVIPNFVDTERFNRQEKGHFKQAIAPNGEKLLIHVSNFREVKRATDVVRVFHRLHEEARSGGPGVKLLLVGDGPDRTACETLARELGVYGDVRFLGKQEPVEEILSVADVFLIPSGSETFGLAALEAMACGVPVVSSDIGGLPELNVDGETGYLCPLADIDCLTDATRRILRDDDLHERMSAAARRRAVDEFDIDRIVPQYETFYQEMVDAALARPEPVGDCA; encoded by the coding sequence ATGCGCATCGGCATCACCTGTTACCCTACGTACGGCGGCTCCGGCGTCGTCGCCACCGAGCTTGGAAAAGCGCTCGCGCGGCGCGGCCACGAGATCCACTTCATCGCCTACGCCCCGCCGCAGCGGCTCGCCCACTTCACCGAGCGCATCTACTTCCACGAGGTCCGCGTCAACACGTATCCCCTCTTCGAATACCCGCCGTACTCGCTCGCGCTCACGAGCAAGATGATCGACGTGGTGAAGTACGAGAAGCTCGACCTCCTCCACGTCCACTACGCCATCCCCCACGCCACGAGCGCCGTCCTCGCCCGGCAGATCCTCGCCTGCGAGGGCATCCACATCCCCGTCGCCACGACGCTCCACGGCACCGACATCACGATCGTCGGGCAGGACCCCTCGTTCGTCCCCGTCGTCACCCACGCCATCAACGCGAGCGACGGTGTCACGGCCGTGAGCGACTACCTCCGCCGCGAGACGCACGCCGCCTTCGACGTGGAGCGGCCCATCGAGGTGATCCCCAACTTCGTCGACACCGAGCGCTTCAACCGGCAGGAGAAGGGGCACTTCAAGCAGGCGATCGCGCCGAACGGCGAGAAGCTGCTCATCCACGTCTCCAACTTCCGCGAGGTCAAGCGCGCCACCGACGTCGTCCGCGTCTTCCACCGGCTCCACGAGGAGGCCCGGAGCGGCGGGCCCGGCGTCAAGCTCCTCCTCGTCGGCGACGGGCCGGACCGGACGGCGTGCGAGACGCTCGCCCGCGAGCTCGGCGTCTACGGCGACGTCCGCTTCCTCGGCAAGCAGGAGCCCGTCGAGGAGATCCTCTCCGTGGCCGACGTGTTCCTCATCCCCTCCGGCTCCGAAACGTTCGGCCTCGCCGCGCTCGAAGCGATGGCGTGCGGCGTGCCCGTCGTCTCGTCCGACATCGGCGGGTTGCCCGAGCTCAACGTCGACGGCGAGACCGGCTACCTCTGCCCCCTCGCCGACATCGACTGCCTCACCGACGCCACGCGCCGCATCCTCCGCGACGACGACCTCCACGAGCGGATGAGCGCCGCCGCCCGCCGCCGCGCCGTCGACGAGTTCGACATCGACCGCATCGTGCCGCAGTACGAGACCTTCTACCAGGAGATGGTCGACGCCGCCCTCGCCCGCCCCGAGCCAGTCGGCGACTGCGCCTGA
- a CDS encoding DUF433 domain-containing protein, whose protein sequence is MNWRDYIVSDPRILVGKPTLKGTRISVKLVLELLGAGWTQEEVLENYPTLTPEMLQAAFAYAAEAVQDEAVHPAA, encoded by the coding sequence ATGAACTGGCGCGATTACATCGTTTCGGACCCTCGCATCCTCGTCGGTAAGCCGACGCTGAAGGGAACGCGCATCTCGGTCAAGCTCGTCCTAGAACTGCTCGGCGCGGGGTGGACGCAGGAGGAGGTGTTGGAAAACTATCCGACGCTTACTCCCGAGATGCTACAGGCGGCGTTCGCTTACGCAGCAGAAGCAGTGCAGGACGAAGCCGTCCACCCTGCTGCCTGA
- a CDS encoding S8 family serine peptidase has protein sequence MPSFSLSTPTRHLAVLLLATVLLAACDLADPVLDDARPPSAEPLAAASAPQGASKLRHSHLLDRAKRTGEAARGGEAEGYIGLIVGLDPYRIIERYGEIDPYRIIERYQDMDPYRIIERYQYSDVFAGFAIWVDEDEADALLNDMAADDEIAWVEPDIKILATPLGNMTYSEGGAEMTPWGVARIGGGGLDGSGVDLFVIDTGIDSGDVTTGPGFDFVHEANASGQDLDGHGTHIAGTAAALVNGQGSVGIAPGTTIHDLRVLTGHEVDDNESPVDLSRAIAAVEHVTAYKLANPNRPVVVNFSLGAEIGTTAYNALDEAIVASTAVGVVYVVAAGNDGIDASTVTPAHVAEAITVGAYGQDDRFASFSNYGARLDILAPGVDIVSTAPSSTGLAVMSGTSMAAAHVSGAAAAFLAANPTATPDRVAQSIVGTAQPGIAGVPAGTASASVYAGPRGLMSASVPPFFQYALTAGDDVKVLSGNLSVRVGGSGAPNASVFANDRLHLPLRGSEFEGFGYYGTSADRPYSFRPAYNPSGLPTTMAQPPIDVPAFRAQDYAHLATASTGTYHLAGRLQMGTAEQPSILYVNGDLVVSGPAHFTGYGIVLVTGNVYVNSRITSPTDGSTRLGIYANGDITVTAASSNVAAQVFSAGDIILRAPTTIYGSVTAGDDVQVETAGAVVHYRTASPALTEPFWPMAGQH, from the coding sequence ATGCCCAGCTTCTCTCTCTCCACTCCTACTCGGCACCTCGCCGTCCTCCTCCTCGCGACGGTACTCCTCGCCGCCTGCGACCTCGCGGACCCCGTCCTCGATGACGCCCGTCCGCCCAGCGCGGAACCCCTCGCCGCTGCCAGTGCCCCCCAAGGCGCCAGCAAGCTCCGCCACAGCCACCTCCTCGACCGGGCCAAGCGCACCGGCGAGGCCGCACGCGGCGGCGAGGCCGAGGGCTACATCGGCCTCATCGTCGGGCTCGACCCGTACCGGATCATCGAGCGCTACGGCGAGATCGACCCGTACCGGATCATCGAGCGCTACCAGGACATGGATCCGTACCGGATCATCGAGCGCTACCAGTATTCCGACGTGTTCGCCGGGTTCGCCATCTGGGTGGACGAGGACGAGGCCGACGCCCTCCTCAATGACATGGCCGCCGACGACGAGATCGCGTGGGTGGAGCCCGACATCAAGATCCTCGCGACGCCGCTCGGCAATATGACGTACTCCGAAGGCGGCGCGGAGATGACGCCGTGGGGCGTCGCCCGCATCGGCGGCGGCGGCCTCGACGGCTCGGGGGTCGACCTCTTCGTGATCGATACGGGCATCGACAGCGGGGACGTCACGACGGGGCCTGGGTTCGACTTCGTCCATGAAGCCAACGCCTCGGGGCAGGATCTCGACGGGCACGGCACCCACATCGCGGGCACCGCCGCCGCCCTCGTGAACGGGCAGGGCTCCGTGGGCATCGCCCCAGGCACCACCATCCACGACCTCCGCGTGCTCACCGGGCACGAAGTCGACGACAACGAGAGCCCCGTCGACCTCTCCCGTGCCATCGCGGCCGTCGAGCACGTCACGGCCTACAAGCTCGCGAACCCGAACCGGCCCGTCGTGGTGAACTTCAGCCTCGGGGCCGAGATCGGCACGACGGCGTACAACGCCCTCGACGAAGCCATCGTGGCCTCGACGGCCGTGGGTGTGGTCTACGTCGTCGCCGCGGGCAACGATGGCATCGACGCCTCGACGGTGACGCCGGCCCACGTGGCTGAGGCCATCACGGTCGGCGCCTACGGGCAGGACGATCGGTTCGCCTCGTTCTCGAACTACGGCGCTCGCCTCGACATCCTCGCCCCCGGCGTGGACATCGTGTCGACGGCGCCGTCGTCGACGGGCCTCGCGGTCATGTCCGGCACGTCGATGGCGGCGGCCCACGTCTCCGGTGCCGCAGCGGCGTTCCTCGCGGCCAACCCCACAGCCACCCCCGACCGCGTGGCGCAGTCGATCGTCGGGACCGCACAGCCCGGGATCGCTGGGGTCCCCGCCGGCACGGCGTCGGCATCGGTGTACGCCGGGCCCCGCGGGCTCATGAGCGCGAGCGTCCCCCCGTTCTTCCAGTACGCCCTCACGGCCGGCGACGACGTGAAAGTCCTCTCTGGGAACCTCTCGGTCCGCGTGGGTGGCTCGGGCGCTCCCAACGCGAGCGTGTTCGCGAACGACCGGCTCCACCTCCCGCTCCGAGGGTCGGAGTTCGAGGGCTTCGGCTATTACGGAACGAGCGCCGATCGGCCCTACTCGTTCCGCCCGGCCTACAACCCGAGCGGCCTCCCGACGACGATGGCACAGCCGCCCATCGACGTGCCGGCTTTCCGCGCCCAGGACTACGCCCACCTCGCGACGGCCTCGACGGGGACGTACCACCTCGCAGGTCGGCTCCAGATGGGCACGGCGGAGCAGCCTTCGATCCTGTACGTCAACGGCGACCTCGTCGTAAGCGGCCCCGCGCACTTCACGGGCTACGGCATCGTGCTCGTTACCGGGAACGTCTACGTGAATAGCCGCATCACCTCGCCCACCGACGGGAGCACCCGCCTCGGCATCTACGCCAACGGAGACATCACCGTCACCGCTGCCAGCTCGAACGTAGCCGCGCAGGTGTTCAGCGCGGGCGACATCATCCTCCGCGCCCCGACCACGATCTACGGGAGCGTGACCGCCGGCGACGACGTGCAGGTGGAGACGGCCGGGGCCGTCGTGCACTACCGCACGGCTTCCCCTGCCCTCACCGAACCGTTCTGGCCGATGGCGGGCCAGCACTAA
- a CDS encoding outer membrane beta-barrel protein, translating into MRSFRYLLLAAVFVAATPLAQAQIIPKFGVAGGLNFGSLTDAAGFDLDSSTGYHVGVFGDVGFGPLAARVSLLYVKAGDIGEGDDAANVTFIAVPVDFKFRFPSPVVKPYALLGPEARFATGDLADAEARSVNLALNAGIGAELSAIVGPSVFAELRYSLDVTGFADDEFFDVPTDESFKVSVFYLRVGVGL; encoded by the coding sequence ATGCGCTCCTTCCGCTACCTCCTCCTCGCCGCCGTCTTCGTGGCCGCGACGCCGCTCGCCCAGGCCCAGATCATCCCGAAGTTCGGCGTCGCCGGCGGGCTCAACTTCGGCTCCCTCACCGACGCCGCCGGCTTCGACCTCGACAGCTCGACGGGCTACCACGTCGGCGTCTTCGGCGACGTCGGTTTCGGGCCGCTCGCCGCGCGCGTGTCGCTGCTCTACGTCAAGGCCGGTGACATCGGGGAGGGGGATGATGCGGCGAACGTCACGTTCATCGCCGTGCCGGTGGACTTCAAGTTCCGTTTCCCCTCGCCCGTCGTGAAGCCCTACGCCCTCCTCGGTCCCGAGGCCCGCTTCGCCACAGGTGATCTCGCCGACGCCGAAGCTCGGAGCGTAAACCTCGCGCTCAACGCGGGCATCGGTGCTGAACTCAGCGCCATCGTCGGCCCGAGTGTGTTCGCCGAGCTTCGCTATTCCCTCGACGTGACCGGCTTCGCCGACGACGAGTTCTTCGATGTCCCGACCGACGAGTCGTTTAAGGTGAGCGTTTTTTACCTCCGCGTCGGCGTCGGGCTCTGA